A single genomic interval of Spirosoma taeanense harbors:
- a CDS encoding RNA polymerase sigma factor: MFRKSPSFAENDLTSVIRACRANDPRAQRTLFKQFFGYAKSICLRYTSNREEAEDVLNEGFLKVFQHLDRFDETQPFKAWLRTILVNTAISHYRRNQQLEQNTSLESGGQVAFNDDVVDQIAAEEILALVQQLSPTYRTVFMMHVVDGYSLHEIAGLLSHNEATVRSNYSRARQKLQQMIQKAYSSHTNNGPGAPIGYYEN; this comes from the coding sequence TTGTTCAGGAAATCGCCCTCGTTCGCCGAAAATGACCTGACCAGTGTCATTCGGGCTTGCCGTGCCAACGACCCACGGGCGCAAAGGACGCTGTTCAAGCAGTTTTTTGGCTATGCCAAAAGTATCTGCCTGCGCTACACATCCAATCGGGAAGAGGCCGAAGACGTGCTGAACGAAGGCTTTCTGAAAGTATTTCAGCATCTGGATCGCTTCGACGAAACGCAGCCCTTCAAGGCCTGGCTACGCACCATTCTGGTCAATACCGCCATCAGCCACTACCGCCGGAACCAGCAGCTGGAGCAGAATACCAGCCTGGAGTCGGGCGGACAGGTGGCGTTCAATGACGATGTGGTGGACCAGATTGCCGCCGAAGAAATCCTGGCGCTCGTTCAGCAGCTAAGCCCAACCTACCGAACGGTGTTTATGATGCACGTTGTTGACGGATACAGTCTGCATGAAATTGCCGGGCTGCTGTCGCACAACGAAGCCACTGTTCGGTCCAATTATTCCCGCGCCCGCCAGAAATTACAGCAGATGATTCAGAAGGCGTATTCGTCCCACACAAATAACGGCCCTGGTGCCCCCATTGGATATTATGAAAACTGA
- a CDS encoding SGNH/GDSL hydrolase family protein, producing the protein MKILVIGDRHVSGYGLTAGRLSFLEHFRRQISRSGQSVQLEAYVHATLSAGRLTLSQLPLDQYDLIVVQTGQGCVDHPAGFGALFVRSSGEQADLTGLLSLPTSLQAVAGPKRAIRQGKTWARLFLLKSLAAINQLPRLRTVRNELADLLTTLRPHRHKVLLMSPFTQQEPVRQWLRQQGRALLIEEGERQAFSVFDTDTVIQPREEYFLADSEDDLNAIGHELVGRALFDFYQAAPTIVAIRSGGRS; encoded by the coding sequence ATGAAAATTCTGGTTATCGGCGACCGGCATGTTAGTGGCTACGGGCTTACAGCCGGGCGGCTTAGTTTTCTGGAGCATTTTAGGCGGCAGATTAGTCGGTCAGGGCAATCGGTTCAGCTCGAAGCGTACGTGCACGCGACACTGTCGGCCGGGCGGCTTACGTTATCGCAACTGCCACTGGATCAGTACGATCTGATTGTGGTGCAGACGGGGCAGGGGTGTGTCGATCATCCGGCCGGCTTCGGGGCGCTGTTTGTTCGCTCGTCTGGCGAGCAGGCTGATCTGACCGGATTGCTGTCGCTGCCGACTTCCCTGCAGGCGGTTGCCGGGCCGAAACGCGCTATCCGTCAGGGGAAAACCTGGGCCCGGCTGTTTCTGCTGAAGAGTCTGGCGGCCATTAACCAGCTGCCCCGCTTGCGGACCGTCCGGAACGAACTGGCCGACCTGCTAACTACCCTGCGGCCACACCGGCATAAAGTTTTGCTGATGAGCCCCTTTACGCAGCAGGAACCCGTGCGGCAGTGGCTCAGACAACAGGGGCGGGCGTTGCTGATCGAGGAAGGAGAGCGTCAGGCGTTCAGCGTATTTGATACCGATACGGTTATTCAGCCCCGGGAAGAGTATTTCCTGGCGGATAGCGAAGACGATCTGAACGCAATCGGACATGAGCTGGTAGGTCGGGCCTTATTCGATTTCTATCAGGCTGCGCCAACTATCGTGGCGATTCGTTCGGGAGGTCGGTCGTAA
- a CDS encoding VIT1/CCC1 transporter family protein, with protein MTNASSETTHPDHTFVLQKVQPALLGLMDGSVSTLAPLFAAAELTNQSHAAFFVGLAASIGAGISMGLAEALSDDGTVTGRGTPLARGLITGAATTLGGMLHTLPFLITTLSLALQIAYLVVFVELLFIAFIRYKYMRSSLASTVVQVIIGGGIVFMIGLWLGKLGGG; from the coding sequence ATGACCAATGCTTCCAGCGAAACCACCCATCCTGACCATACATTTGTTCTCCAGAAAGTTCAGCCCGCTTTGCTGGGTCTGATGGATGGTTCGGTTTCTACGCTGGCACCGCTGTTTGCCGCTGCTGAACTCACGAACCAGTCGCACGCGGCTTTTTTCGTTGGCCTGGCGGCTTCTATCGGGGCGGGAATTAGTATGGGGCTGGCCGAAGCGCTCTCCGACGATGGCACCGTTACGGGCCGGGGAACTCCGCTCGCCCGGGGCCTGATTACGGGAGCGGCTACCACCCTCGGCGGTATGCTTCACACCCTGCCATTTCTGATTACAACGCTATCGCTGGCCCTGCAAATTGCCTATCTGGTCGTCTTTGTTGAACTGCTATTCATTGCGTTTATCCGCTATAAGTACATGCGGTCTTCGCTGGCGTCTACGGTCGTGCAGGTCATTATCGGTGGAGGAATCGTATTCATGATCGGGCTTTGGCTAGGCAAATTAGGCGGAGGGTAA
- a CDS encoding ABC transporter permease has translation MLRNYLLITLRNLRKHKAFSFINIVGVAVGLACFLLIALYVRDELNYDRYNQHADRIYRVTRTFLSSDKAPSLRLAQLAPPFGPLLKQEFPEAEQVVRTLDNNSLLRYGEHSFNEQDLFFAEANLFNVFSFNLVSGNPDQALANPFSIMFSRPMAEKYFGNENPVGKTVRLENQYDLTVTGVFEPLPAQAHFHPSFLLSFSTLNDPRVYGAEGLRVNWSNNSFNTYVLLQPGADPHRMEAAFPAFQNKVVPKEDGHNPSEWSVLNLQKLTDIHLYSHTDSEVEPTGDMKYVYLFSVIGLFILLIACINYMNLATARSAGRAKEVGMRKVVGALRAQLIGQFLSESVLVVTLALVLALGLVLIGLPLLNDFTQKQLAFSQLLDPVFLTVLFVITLLTGLVAGSYPAFFLTSFRPIGVLKGQVASAIRTGKLRQVLVVTQFAIAIALIISTAVVYNQMRYIQDYRLGYQKDQMLLLPDVGDSATNYETLKQMLKSTGQVREVGRSSRIPSGRLLDSYEARAMKGDTLAPVNINLRGLRVDYDFIPTYQIGMAAGRNFSRAYSTDTSMVVLNETAARLLGWTPEQAIGKSFQYGPAKGQIIGVTKDYHFESLHQRMSAIAMILSPRPLNWLSIPITGNIPVGVQRVEAVWKQFFPERPFDYQFLDTRFDRLYARERTQQTLFSVFAGVAVLISCLGLFGLSMFMAEQRTKEIGIRKVLGATELSLVTLFSKDFLKLVLIALLIASPVAWYAMHNWLNGFAYRTGIHWGVFVLSGALVVGIALLTVSFQSVKAALMNPIRSLRSE, from the coding sequence ATGCTTCGTAACTACCTGCTCATTACCCTGCGTAACCTGCGCAAACACAAAGCCTTTAGCTTCATCAACATTGTTGGCGTGGCCGTTGGCCTGGCGTGTTTTCTGCTGATTGCTCTCTACGTTAGGGATGAACTAAACTATGACCGCTACAACCAGCATGCCGACCGGATTTACCGCGTAACGCGGACATTCCTTTCGTCGGATAAAGCGCCCTCGCTGCGGCTGGCGCAGCTGGCTCCGCCCTTTGGACCCCTGCTCAAACAGGAATTTCCCGAAGCTGAGCAGGTGGTTCGCACGCTGGACAACAATAGCCTGCTGCGGTACGGTGAGCATTCGTTCAACGAGCAGGACCTGTTCTTCGCCGAAGCGAATCTGTTCAACGTGTTTAGCTTTAACCTGGTGAGCGGCAATCCTGATCAGGCGCTGGCGAACCCGTTCTCGATTATGTTCTCCCGACCGATGGCTGAAAAATACTTTGGCAACGAAAATCCGGTTGGGAAAACGGTTCGGCTGGAAAATCAATACGACCTGACTGTTACGGGGGTCTTTGAACCGCTGCCTGCACAGGCTCATTTTCATCCGTCGTTTCTGCTGTCGTTCTCTACACTGAACGATCCGCGCGTCTATGGAGCCGAGGGCCTGCGGGTCAACTGGAGCAATAACTCATTCAATACGTACGTGCTGCTGCAGCCGGGGGCCGACCCACATCGGATGGAAGCCGCTTTCCCGGCCTTTCAGAATAAAGTTGTGCCGAAAGAAGACGGCCATAACCCGTCGGAATGGTCGGTGCTGAACCTGCAGAAACTAACCGACATTCACCTGTACTCGCACACCGATTCGGAAGTGGAGCCAACCGGCGATATGAAGTACGTGTATCTATTTTCGGTGATTGGCCTGTTCATTTTGCTGATTGCCTGCATCAACTACATGAATCTGGCAACGGCCCGTTCGGCTGGTCGGGCCAAGGAGGTTGGGATGCGCAAGGTTGTAGGGGCCTTGCGCGCTCAGCTTATCGGGCAGTTCCTGAGCGAGTCGGTACTGGTTGTGACGCTGGCTCTGGTCCTCGCTCTCGGGCTGGTGCTTATCGGGTTGCCCCTGCTGAACGACTTTACGCAGAAACAACTCGCCTTCAGCCAACTGCTCGATCCGGTATTTCTGACTGTTCTATTCGTGATTACACTCCTGACGGGGCTGGTAGCCGGGAGCTACCCAGCCTTCTTTCTGACCTCGTTCCGGCCAATTGGCGTGCTGAAAGGACAGGTTGCGTCGGCCATCCGAACAGGTAAACTCCGGCAGGTATTGGTCGTAACGCAGTTTGCCATTGCCATTGCCTTAATCATCAGCACGGCGGTGGTGTACAATCAGATGCGTTATATACAGGATTACCGACTGGGCTACCAGAAAGACCAGATGCTGCTGCTGCCCGACGTTGGCGATTCGGCAACGAATTACGAAACCCTTAAACAGATGCTCAAAAGCACCGGCCAGGTGCGGGAAGTGGGTCGGTCTTCGCGAATTCCGTCGGGGCGATTGCTGGATTCCTACGAGGCCCGGGCCATGAAAGGCGATACGCTCGCGCCGGTGAATATTAACCTGCGGGGGCTGCGGGTGGACTACGATTTTATTCCGACGTATCAGATTGGCATGGCTGCCGGACGAAATTTCTCGCGGGCCTATTCAACCGATACGTCGATGGTGGTTCTGAACGAAACAGCCGCGCGACTGCTGGGCTGGACGCCCGAACAGGCCATCGGCAAATCATTTCAGTATGGGCCAGCCAAAGGCCAGATCATCGGCGTAACGAAGGATTATCATTTTGAATCCCTGCACCAGCGCATGTCGGCGATTGCGATGATTCTGTCGCCCCGGCCGCTGAACTGGCTGTCGATTCCCATCACCGGCAATATTCCGGTCGGGGTTCAGCGCGTGGAAGCAGTCTGGAAGCAGTTCTTTCCCGAGCGGCCGTTCGACTACCAGTTTCTGGACACGCGCTTCGACCGGCTCTACGCCCGCGAACGCACTCAGCAGACGCTGTTCAGCGTCTTTGCGGGCGTAGCGGTGCTGATTTCCTGCCTGGGACTCTTTGGTCTGTCGATGTTCATGGCTGAGCAGCGTACGAAAGAGATTGGCATCCGCAAAGTGCTGGGCGCGACGGAGCTGAGCCTGGTGACGCTGTTCTCCAAAGACTTTCTGAAACTCGTTTTGATTGCCCTGCTGATTGCTTCGCCGGTGGCCTGGTACGCCATGCACAACTGGCTGAATGGCTTCGCCTATCGGACGGGCATTCATTGGGGCGTGTTTGTGCTGTCGGGCGCTTTGGTGGTCGGGATTGCCCTGCTGACGGTGAGTTTCCAGAGCGTAAAGGCTGCCCTGATGAACCCCATCCGGAGTCTACGCAGCGAATAG
- a CDS encoding efflux RND transporter periplasmic adaptor subunit: MDRELAPELISQTRRKSWLIGVAVAAGLLAAIIGLQSLLQTSVEATRIRTAMAQVGPVENTLNATGEVVPAFEQIIASPIRASIRRVLLTPGTRVRPGQAILELDKSMTQIEYERMQDKLALKRNGVDQLRMKLDKDFYDADIKDKIKSLNINRLRAVLNDTRRLQRVGGSTQEDVTKAENDLKIAELEKQQLENDLSYNRQSMGASLRESALQAQIEEKNVHELAQKLRQADIIADRPGVLTWVNEHIGTAVNEGEILARLADLGSFRVEASCSDIYAEQVKTGLPVIVKVNETALRGLITQVKPAVQNGVVQFAVQLDDNHHSSLRPNQKVEVFIVTNRVARAVRVANGPAFKGKRKQFVFVMTGENQASRREVELGLSNFDWVEIKSGVQVGDRVILTDLSEYEHLNQLTIDPKP, from the coding sequence ATGGACCGAGAATTAGCCCCAGAACTAATTTCCCAAACCCGCCGAAAAAGCTGGCTGATTGGCGTAGCCGTGGCGGCAGGCCTGCTCGCTGCCATCATCGGGCTGCAGTCGCTGCTGCAAACGTCGGTCGAAGCCACTCGAATCCGGACGGCGATGGCGCAGGTGGGCCCCGTTGAAAACACGCTCAACGCAACCGGCGAAGTGGTCCCGGCCTTCGAGCAGATCATCGCCAGTCCGATTCGGGCCAGCATCCGGCGGGTGCTGCTCACCCCCGGCACGCGTGTACGGCCCGGTCAGGCGATCCTCGAGCTGGACAAATCCATGACGCAGATCGAATACGAGCGGATGCAGGACAAACTGGCCCTGAAACGGAACGGTGTCGATCAACTGCGAATGAAGCTGGACAAGGACTTCTATGATGCCGACATCAAAGACAAAATCAAATCTCTTAACATCAATCGGCTGCGGGCGGTACTGAACGATACCCGTCGGTTGCAGCGGGTAGGGGGGAGCACGCAGGAGGACGTAACGAAGGCGGAGAACGACCTGAAAATTGCTGAGCTCGAGAAACAGCAGCTTGAAAACGATCTGTCCTACAACCGTCAGTCGATGGGGGCGAGTCTGCGGGAGTCGGCCCTGCAGGCCCAGATCGAAGAAAAGAACGTACACGAACTGGCGCAGAAGTTACGTCAGGCCGATATTATTGCTGACCGGCCGGGGGTGCTGACCTGGGTCAACGAGCACATTGGCACGGCCGTTAATGAAGGCGAAATACTGGCCCGGCTGGCCGATCTGGGCAGTTTTCGGGTCGAAGCCTCCTGCTCCGATATCTATGCCGAGCAGGTGAAAACGGGCCTGCCGGTCATTGTTAAAGTAAACGAGACAGCCCTGCGCGGACTGATTACGCAGGTGAAGCCGGCGGTTCAGAATGGCGTAGTGCAGTTTGCCGTGCAACTGGACGACAATCATCATTCGTCGTTACGTCCTAATCAGAAAGTCGAAGTATTCATCGTTACGAACCGCGTAGCGCGGGCCGTGCGGGTTGCCAATGGACCAGCGTTTAAGGGCAAGCGGAAGCAGTTTGTGTTCGTCATGACAGGCGAAAATCAGGCCAGTCGGCGGGAAGTCGAACTGGGTCTGTCGAACTTCGACTGGGTGGAAATCAAAAGTGGGGTGCAGGTAGGCGACCGGGTCATTCTGACCGATCTGAGCGAGTACGAACATTTGAATCAGCTCACCATCGACCCGAAACCCTGA
- a CDS encoding glycoside hydrolase family 2 TIM barrel-domain containing protein: MKIWILFSGLLWACCAFAQPKATALRQVSAGVASARTCLFDLDWRISPDSAAGAQRPDYDDSRWRRIDLPHDWSIEDLPNQGAEGIAGPFAKASPGATSTGYAVGGTRWYRKRFRLQPAERGKTVAILFDGVYMNADVWLNGHHLGNHPYGYTPFQYNLTPYLRPVGQENVVAVRVRNEGKNTRWYTGSGIYRHVWLAVTEPVHVAPWGVSITTTQGTGGAAQVQVTTTLDAARKPATPIILQTILLTPDGRIVGQSRQPTTVTTTQSTGIQQTVTLPAPTLWSPETPYLYRAKVAVLIGKRQVDSVEVPFGVRYIRFDAQEGFTLNGKRVLLKGGCVHHDNGPLGAVAIDRAEERKVELLKANGFNAVRSSHNPPSTAFLDACDRLGMLVIDEAFDMWRLPKKPDDYHRFFDAWWQRDLQAMIRRDRNHPSVILWSIGNEIAERADSSGLAITRRMVDEAHRLDPSRPVMEAICGFWERPGTPWSASAKAFALLDVGGYNYEWKRYESDHLQAPNRIMVGSETFAREAFENWRQVETHPYVIGDFVWTAMDYIGETAIGHSLLQPKGDKDSTRAVLPWPWFNAYCGDLDLTGFKKPQSYYRDVVWRNRPIAMAVHSPIPDGLKETVTNWGWPDERQSWTWPGAEGKPLEVRVFSRSSGVRLELNGKVIGERKLSDSSIVASFTVPYQPGQLKAVSLENGLETGTVELATAGPAHALRLSPDRAAIRASRNDLSFVTVEVVDAHGQVVPDVAIPVSFQVSGKGELAAVGNANPTDMASFQQPKRTTFRGRCLAVIRPQTTSGTITLTATAAGLQPAEVVIRTR, encoded by the coding sequence ATGAAAATCTGGATTCTTTTTAGCGGCCTGCTCTGGGCCTGTTGTGCGTTCGCGCAGCCAAAAGCCACGGCATTACGTCAGGTTTCTGCTGGGGTAGCTTCGGCCCGAACCTGCCTGTTTGACCTCGATTGGCGCATCTCGCCGGATAGTGCGGCCGGAGCGCAGCGACCGGACTATGACGACAGCCGCTGGCGCCGGATTGATTTGCCCCACGACTGGAGTATCGAAGACCTGCCCAATCAGGGGGCCGAGGGCATTGCCGGGCCGTTTGCCAAAGCTAGTCCGGGGGCGACGTCAACGGGCTACGCGGTGGGCGGCACCCGCTGGTACCGTAAACGCTTCCGGCTCCAACCGGCTGAACGAGGCAAAACCGTTGCCATTCTGTTTGATGGCGTCTATATGAACGCCGATGTCTGGTTAAACGGCCATCATCTGGGCAATCATCCTTACGGCTACACGCCGTTTCAGTATAATCTGACACCGTATCTGCGTCCGGTCGGGCAGGAGAATGTCGTGGCCGTTCGGGTGAGAAACGAAGGCAAGAATACCCGCTGGTACACCGGCTCGGGCATCTATCGGCACGTCTGGCTGGCGGTTACCGAACCCGTTCACGTAGCGCCCTGGGGCGTTTCGATCACGACCACGCAGGGCACTGGCGGAGCGGCTCAGGTGCAGGTAACGACGACCCTTGATGCTGCTCGTAAACCAGCCACGCCCATTATTCTGCAAACAATCCTGCTGACACCCGACGGGAGGATAGTTGGGCAAAGCCGGCAGCCGACTACCGTAACCACCACCCAGTCAACCGGGATTCAGCAGACCGTTACGTTGCCTGCTCCAACGCTCTGGTCGCCCGAAACGCCGTATTTGTATCGGGCGAAGGTCGCTGTTCTGATCGGTAAACGGCAGGTAGACAGTGTCGAAGTGCCGTTTGGGGTTCGGTATATCCGGTTCGATGCGCAGGAGGGGTTTACGCTGAATGGCAAGCGGGTGTTGCTGAAGGGCGGCTGCGTCCATCACGACAATGGGCCGCTGGGTGCCGTAGCCATTGACCGCGCCGAAGAACGTAAAGTAGAATTGCTGAAAGCCAACGGCTTCAACGCCGTCCGGTCGAGCCATAACCCGCCCTCGACGGCATTTCTGGACGCCTGCGACCGGCTGGGCATGCTGGTGATCGACGAAGCGTTCGATATGTGGCGACTGCCTAAAAAGCCGGACGATTACCACCGCTTTTTCGATGCGTGGTGGCAGCGCGATCTGCAGGCTATGATTCGCCGGGACCGAAACCATCCGTCAGTTATCCTCTGGAGCATTGGGAATGAGATTGCCGAACGGGCCGACTCATCGGGGCTGGCCATTACGCGCCGGATGGTGGACGAAGCTCATCGTCTGGACCCCAGCCGACCGGTCATGGAAGCGATCTGCGGCTTCTGGGAACGGCCCGGAACGCCCTGGTCGGCCTCGGCAAAAGCCTTCGCACTGCTGGACGTTGGCGGCTACAACTACGAATGGAAACGCTACGAATCCGACCATCTGCAGGCCCCTAACCGGATAATGGTGGGCTCGGAGACCTTCGCCCGCGAGGCTTTTGAAAACTGGCGGCAGGTCGAAACGCATCCGTACGTCATCGGCGACTTTGTCTGGACCGCTATGGATTATATAGGCGAGACCGCAATCGGCCATTCGCTGCTTCAGCCGAAAGGCGACAAAGACAGCACCCGGGCCGTACTGCCGTGGCCGTGGTTTAATGCCTATTGCGGGGATCTGGACTTGACTGGATTCAAGAAACCGCAGTCGTATTACCGGGATGTGGTCTGGCGCAACCGCCCGATCGCCATGGCCGTTCATAGCCCAATTCCCGATGGCCTGAAAGAAACCGTAACCAACTGGGGCTGGCCTGATGAGCGGCAAAGCTGGACCTGGCCGGGAGCCGAAGGAAAGCCGCTGGAGGTTCGGGTCTTCTCGCGCAGTTCGGGTGTGCGCCTGGAGTTGAATGGAAAGGTGATTGGCGAAAGAAAGCTGTCCGACAGCTCCATCGTAGCTTCCTTTACGGTGCCCTATCAGCCTGGTCAGCTCAAGGCCGTCAGTCTGGAGAATGGCCTGGAAACCGGAACGGTGGAACTCGCTACAGCGGGTCCCGCCCACGCGCTTCGGCTCAGCCCCGACCGGGCGGCAATCCGGGCCAGCCGGAATGACCTGTCGTTCGTGACCGTCGAGGTAGTGGATGCCCATGGGCAGGTTGTTCCGGATGTGGCCATACCCGTTTCGTTTCAGGTCAGTGGTAAGGGTGAACTGGCAGCCGTCGGTAATGCCAACCCGACGGACATGGCCAGTTTTCAGCAACCGAAACGGACTACGTTCCGGGGGCGGTGTCTGGCCGTTATTCGTCCCCAGACAACATCGGGAACGATCACGCTAACCGCTACGGCCGCCGGATTACAGCCCGCTGAGGTAGTCATCAGAACCCGGTAG